The window CACTTCTTGGCGACTCGAAATAGCTGCTTGAAAAAAGTAAGATATAATACATTAAGTTGTTTTTAATTACTACTTGTTATCTGAATAGCTTAAATCTAGGCTGTGCTGTTTCTGAATCTATCACTCAGTAAGTTATTTTATAACTTATATTTATTTTAAGTGCAATGATTTGGGGAAGCAATTTAGTTTTAGTGGTTCAGAGTGGGTAATGTGGTGTTCTAAAATACATTGAAGAAAAATCTCTGCTAGTGAGGCGATCGCGATATTTTTCTCTCTTCAGAAAAAATACTTAACTGATGAGAACTTGTTGCTTTTTGGCGAGAAAAAGCGGCAAAACTGAGATCGAGAGGTAAAGCAAGGGTAATTTGGCAAGGAGCGAGCAAAATTACATTTGAGATTGACGCCCCAACTCGTAAACGCCTAAAGCCATACAAGCAAGTATACCTGTGCTGATTGCCCAACTTTGACCGAGACTAACTTCAATACCCCAGTTGCAGAAAATTCCGGCGCCTAAAAAGGGAAAAATACTCAACAGCGAAGCGTAAAAAGCATTTTGAGACTCTCTAGCGGGGCGAGTTTTCTCGAATTCCTCCGCAGAAAAGTAGAGCGATCGCTCGGCGAAATTTAACCATCGGTTAATTTGTTTAGCGATCCAATCTCTTAGTGACGGTAAAAACAAATATAAAGCAAGCGCCCAGAGAGAAACTCCTGCAATAGTGGTAGTATCCAAATTGAGTTGAAACGGAACAAGCATATCGAGTTATCAGTTATTAGTTATCAGTTATCAGTGTATCTTTCTTGACTTCCCCCTCCTCATTGTTTTTCTTTAATCACCACTCTCCAGTTTCAGAATTGCTAATCTACCAGCGTATATTGGCAAGCAGTATAGCTTCTGCGGATTGGCGATTGAGTGGGGGGGAGAAAAAGTATCCTTGGGCTTTTTGACAGGATAAAGCTTTGAGTTGGGCGAGTTGCTGGGGAGTTTCAACTCCTTCAGCGATCGCTTCCATGCCGAGTTGGCGTGCTAAGGTGATAATTGTTTCGACGATTTGGCGATTTGAGCCGCGTACGGCAAGATCGGTGCAGCCCTCTCCAATCCGATTGACAAAGGAGCGGTCGATTTTCAGGGCGTTAACGGGAAAACGATATAAATAACTCAAGGATGAGTAACCCGTACCGAAGTCATCGATCGAGAGTTGTATTTTTCTGGATCTGAGCTGGTGCATTAAAGCGATCGCTGATTCGACGTTTTCGACAAGCATACTTTCGGTTAGTTCTAAGGTTAGATTGCTGCCGTCTAGTTGTGTAGCCGCGAGAATTTCGTCAATTTGTGCGATTAAGTCGGTTTCTCGCAGTTGTTGCACGGAAAGATTAATGCTCATTCTCAACGGCTGTTGACGAGGAAATTTTTCTTGCCAAGTTTTCGCCCTTCGACAAGCTTCGTGTAGCACCCATTTACCGATGGGAACAATCAATCCGGTTTCCTCAGCAATGGGGATAAACTCATCAGGAGAAACTAAACCTCGCTGGGGATGCTGCCAGCGAATTAGTGCCTCAAAACCTGTCAGCATACCTGTAACTAAGGAGACAATAGGTTGATAATAAACTAAAAACTCCTGATTTTCTAGTGCTTGACGTAAATCATTTTCTAGTTGTAATTGTTGAAGGGCGCGGAAGTGCATTTCGCGGTCAAAAATTTGAGATCGTGCTTTACCTTTTTCTTTAGCCCGATATAAGGCGATATCTGCATCCCGGAGCAATTCTGATGCTTGTTGGTATTCTGAGGAACTGAAGACAATGCCAATACTTGCAGTAGTAAAGACTTCGCGCTCGTCAAGTAAAAATGGCTCTCGTACTTCTGCTAAAATTCGTTCGGCGATGCGAGTTGCATCGCTAATTCCTCTTAATTCTTCTAAGAGAATAATAAATTCATCTCCGCCAAGGCGAGCAACTAAATCGGTTGAGCGGACAACTTTGTTAAGAATATTAGCAACTTGGATCAACAAGCAATCGCCGACTAAATGCCCTAAACTATCATTGACGACTTTAAAGCGATCTAAATCTAGGAATAGGACGGCAAATAAATAATCTGGATGTCGCTTTTTGCGTTTCAGAGCGAGTTCGAGACGCTCCATTAATAAGTTTCGATTTGCTAAACCTGTTAAAGCATCGTGCAGTGCATCGTAAATTAATTGTTCTTCTGCTCGTTTGCGATCGCTAATATCTAAAAATTGACCGAGCAAGTGTAAAGGTTCGCCCCGAGCATCTCGCACTACGGCAACTTGTAATACTGCATAGACGATCTGATTTTGTTTTGTTAAGTAGCGACTTTCGATTTGAAAGTGAGATATTTCTCCTTTAAATAACTTTTCATGTAAAGCTAGAGAAACTGCTAAATCTTCTGGATAAGTTACATCTAACCAGGTTCGATTGCGTAATTCGTGACTGCGATAACTAAGAGTTTTACATAATGCTTGATTTACTTGGATGAACTCACCTGTTAGGGTTTCGATCGCCATTCCAATTGGTGCTAGTTCAAAAGCGAGACGAAATTGTTCTTCGCTTTTGAGTAAAGCTGATTCTGCTTGTTTGCGTTCGGTGATATCACGAGAAATTGTCAAACAAGTTAGTTTCCCTTTGAAAAAAAACACTTGGGTGCTATTTTCTACGGGGATTCGGCGTCCGTCTTTAGCTAATAATACTCGCTCGAAAACGTGAAATTTTTTGATTTTTAGCTCTTCGACGAGCGCCTTTGTCTCGCTTTCTTGTTCGGGAATGTCTACTTCTGCTGGGGATAATTCCAATAATTCTTCTCTGGTATAGCCGAGTTTTTGGCAAGCGCGATCGTTGACTTCGATAAACTTTCCCGGCATTCCTTTTGAGTTAAAGTGATGGACGAAGATTATATCGTTGGTACTGTTGAATAATCGGCGATAACGTTCTTCGGTTTCTAAGAGTGCTGCTTCAGCTTGCTTGCGTTCGGTAATATCGAGGACTGTACCAAATAAGGCGATCGCCTGTCCCTGTTCGTTACAAATTGGTCTTCCTTTGGTAAAAACCAGTCTTACTTCTCGATTTGGTCGTCGAATGCGAAACTCAAATTCATAAGTTTTCCCGAAGGCGATCGCTTCTTGAATCGCTTGTTTATACAAGGGGCGATCGTTGGGATGAATTTGCCGCTTGAACTGCTGGATAGACATTGGCTGTAAGGTCTCTGAATCAGCCGGTAAGCTTGATGTTTCGGATTTGGCTGGTTCAAGCCCAAAAATGCGAAAAGTCTCTTGAGACCACCAAATTTTCCGATTGAGGAGATCGTATTCCCAACTACCAACATGAGCTACTTGTTGGGCGGCGACGAGATGGGCTTTTTCTCGCGCTAAGTTTTTTTCGGCTTCTTTGCGATCGCTAATCTCGATACAAGCACCAATATAGCCGACGAAGGTTCCATCGGCTAAAAACCTGGGTACGCCAGTATCTAAAATCCACACATATTTTTGGTCTGCTCGTTTGAGGCGATACTCCATTTTAAAGGTTTCCCGCGCTTCAAAGGCAGCGCGAAACTGAGTTGAACACTTTTGTGCTTCGTCTGGATGAATTCCTTCTACCCAACCGTCATCTAACTCTTGAGTGAGGCTACGTCCGGTAAAATCTAACCAACCCTGATTTAAAAAATTACAGTTTCCCTCTGTATCAGTCATCCATAACAGCACCGGTGCAGCATTTGCCATCAAACGAAAGCGTTCTTCGCTTGCTTGCAATTCTACATAAGCTTCTCGAAGTTCTGCTGTGCGCTGTTCTACCCTTTGTTCGAGTTCGCTGTTTAAGCGAATAATTTCGGCTTTTGCTCTTATAATAGTTAGCTGATGTTCGATTCGCGCAATAACTTCTTCGACTTGAAACGGTTTCGTAATATAGTCTACTCCTCCAACTGCAAAAGCTTCAACTTTATCGAAAGTTTCTTCTAAGGCGCTAATAAAAATTACGGGAATTTCGCTGGTTTCTTGGTTAGCTTTGAGACGGCGACAAACCTCAAAACCATCCATTTCGGGCATTTTAAGATCGAGTAAAATTAACTCAGGTGGATCGGCAACTGCTCCCAACAATGCTAGTTCACCATTGATGGCACACTGAACTTCATAACCTCGCTCTTGCAAAGCATTAGCCAGCAAGCGTAAGTTATCTGGTAGATCGTCAACAATCAGTATTTTACCGTTGAAGGTATCGGTGCGATCGCTACTCATACGCTAAGAGCTTTTTTGGTTAAATCAATTATTATGTCATAGCGAAAATTATTTGCTAACTTGGTTAAAGCTTGGGCAAGCTCGAGATCGTCGTCGGGAATTTCCGCGATCGCGGCTAAGATTGACTTGGAATTGAGTTTAGTTGCAGCTTGGTTTAGTTGCTCTATCCACTCTCTCGGCATTACCAATAAGCTTTCGCTGGTTAACTCGGCTTTTGGCGATTGCTGGGATAAATCAGTCAACGCTTCTTCTTCATACATATACCTCAATCCCAGATGTTCTGCCATTTTTGCCCACAAAACTTCTTGTCGAAATGGCTTACGGACAAAATCATCGCAACCAACTGATAATACCAGCGATCGCTCTTCTGCAAAAGCACTGGCTGTTAAAGCAACGATCGCTGTAGCTTGACCTCTAAGATGTGATTTAATTTGTTTGGTTGCTTCATAGCCGTCCATCACTGGCATTCGCATATCCATCCAAATTAGGTGTGGTTGCCAACTTGACCAAATGGCGATCGCTTCTACACCATTACTAGCTTCTTTTACCTCAAATCCTAGTGGTTCTAAAATTTTAACAAGTAGTTGTCGATTCTCGAAAGCATCGTCAACTACTAAAATTCGATAAATTGGTTGATTAGGCATAAGTCCAATTACTCGCTTTCTTGTAAATTTAGTCGGAATTTCTCCTGCTTCGGCTACTTTTACTGAAATGTTAAACTGGAAAGTTGTCCCCTCACCTACAACTGAATTAAACGTAATTTCTCCGCCCATTAACTGTACGAATTTGCGACTAATTGGCAAACCTAAACCCGTTCCTTGGGCAGCTTTTTTACCAATTTCTGTCTGCATGAAAGCGGCAAAAACTTTCTCTTTTTCTTCTGGATTAATTCCTACTCCTGTATCTTCAATTTCAAAAATTAGTTCGCTGGTTAATAATTTCTGGTTGGTAATTGCTGGTCGCTCTTTATTTCCCCACTTTTCCTTTTTTCCCACTTTTACGCGCAAACACACACCTCCTTCTTCTGTAAATTTAATGGCATTTGACAGTAAATTAATTAATACTTGACGTATTTTTTGCTCGTCAGTTTTTACGTACTGAGGAAGCTCGCGATCCCTCTCGAAAATTAGTTGTAAACCCTTGGCTTTAGCTCGCAAGCTAAACATTTCTCTCAAACTATCTAACAAGTTATAAAGGTCAAAAATCTTTGCAGATAAAATATTTTTGCCTGCTTCAATTTTTGACATTTCTAGCACGTCATTAATTAAGGCTAGTAAATGTTCTCCACTTCGACTAATTATCCCCAAATATTCTTGCTGTTGTTCCCAAGTTAGCGAACTATTATTTAGTAATTCCGTAAAACCTAGAATAGCATTCAAAGGAGTTCTTAACTCGTGACTCATATTGGATAAAAACTCGCTTTTAGCACGATTAGCAGCATCAGCAGTTTCTTTCGCTTTTTTTAGTTCTGCTGTACGTGCTTCGACTCGATTTTCTAATTCTTCATTTGTTTTCTCTAAAGCTAAATTTGCTTGTTGTAAAGCAGTAAAAGATTCTTGCAGTTGTTTTGCCATTTGATTAAAAGAATTAGCTAAAATTGCTATTTCTTTAACTGAATTTTCTGGGACTTTTTGTGCTAAATTACCCTTAGCAATTGCTGCCGAGGCAATACTCATTTTTAGGATAGGTGAAGCAAGCCAACGAGAGGTAATTAGCCCTAGTTCAGTAGCTAAAAATAAGGCTGCTAAACATAATAAAATTGTCGTGCGTGTATTAGCCTGAATTTGTTCCATAAAATCAGCTTCTGGTACGACTACGACAATTAACCAATCTATGCCCCGAGGGTCGATAATCGGTGTGACTTGAACAAATTGGCGCTGTCCTTTTAGTCGATAATCTAGTTGTTTGCTACTGTCAATTTCTTGAAGATTGCCAAATTTTTTTAGCAAAAATTCTGTGGTCAAACGAATCGAAGCTTCTTGACTTTCTGTGGCTTTCAGTCTTTGTTGTTTTTCGCTGTCTTCAGTGACTAAATAAGGTAATTCTGTTGTCGAACTAGCAACAATTTTCCCGCTACGTTCGAGAATAAATGTTTTTCCCGTACGACCAATTTCTAAACTTTGTAAAAAATCGGTAAATTGGGTTAAAACTAAATCAGTTCCTAAGATACCTTCAAGTTGACCATTTCGATCGTAAAAAGGTTGATTGGCTGAGATAGCTAATTCAAGTTCGGGAACTAATAAATAAATGTCTGTCCATCTTGGTTTCTTGGCTTTTTTTGCCTCTTGATACCAAGGGCGAATTCGCGGGTCATAATTAGGAGTAACGCTTAATTTGTTGTGACGCAAACCTTGACTATCAGTTGTATATTTAATTAAATCTCCCGCAACCATTCCTGGTGTTGTATAAATTACTAGTTGGTTGTTTTCTTCTCGTGCAACTGTGGTAAATCCTCCTTCTTCGTTACTCCAATAAATATAACTTACTGTCTCAAATAATTGGATTTGCTGCCAAAAATGATTTTCTAAATTGGCAATATTTTGCTTGTTTAGTAAATTAGAATGTAGTAAATTAGCATTAATTTGATTGATTAAATGGGGAGTTTCCAAGTAATTTTGTAATTTCTCTTTAATCCGAGTAGTAATCTCACTGCGTAGTTGAGTAGCGACTTGATTAACTGCTTCTTGTCCGTTGTGTAAAGATAGCCATCCAGTTAAACTCACCGCAGCAAAAATTTGCAAGACAAATGGAATTGCTAAGATTAAACGCAATGGTATTTTACGAACAGTTTTTTGCACTGGAAATAAAATTTTTTTTGAGTTCATCGAGGCGCTCTTTACTAGCTCAGAGTTGAGATTTCAAGTAAAATTAATAATTATTTACCGAGCAATTTTAGACAAATGTAACCAAGAAAAATATTTTTACCGCTAATTGTCAATCTATCAATTGGCTATTCCTATTGTAAAACTTAAATTTCAAAATAAATTGAATTGTTGGAATAACTTAAAATATTGTAAAATTAACAATTGGTGATGAGAGACTGAGACTGATAATAAATTTGGGATGATTTTCTTTTCCCTTAATAGAAAAGAAAATCATCCCGATTGAGAGATAATTGTTTCCAGAAGACGAGCTGAGAGGTTCAGATTTGATCTCAAAGGTAAGACAAGCTAAATTTAGTTATTTTAACTCCAATCTTGTTGTTCCTTTTCATTGGTACGAGGTTTGTAAACTGCTTGTTGGGAATGTAACTTGCGAGTAATTTCATACAATTCATCTTCTGTCAAGCCCCAATTATTAAGAATTTTAGCTAAATCGGCTTGAATTTCTCTTGCTCCGGGAAAATGCTGATAGCGAATTTGCAAGCGGGCGACTTCTGCAAGGTTGTAATCGCTGCGTCCTTCCTGTAAAATGCGGTTAACCTCTTCGCGATCGCTTTTTTCTCGTGGATGTTTTTGGTCTGGTTGGGGAGACATAATCAATTATCGTCAGAAACAAGTTTAACGCGAGCATCTTGCCAGAGAATAATTTTACCTTGAAAATCACCGCTAGCCAGAAAGCGTCCATTAGGACTAAAAGTAACCGACTGTACCCAATCAGAATGTCCTTGAGGTTGAGTGAGTAACCTACCCGTAGCTAAATTCCACAAACGCACCCCATCGCGACTACCAGAAGCAAGGGTTTGTCCGTCAGGATGGATAGCAATCGAGCGTATTTCCCCAGTATGTCCAATGAGAGTATAAAGTAACTCACCTTGAACAATATCCCAAACTCTAATCGTGCGATCGCTACTACCGGATATCAGAATATTACCATCTGGGGTGAACGCCAAAGCCGTAACCTTACCCCCATGACCGATATTTTCCGAGATCAAATCTCCGGTTCGCAAATTCCACAACTTAAGTTCACCTTCCCGACCGCCACTAGCTAAAATAAAGCCATTAGGATTAATAGCTAACGAGTAAGTCGGACTCTCGAAACGAACTAAAGTATAAATTGGTCGTTGCGTCTTTAAATTCCACAGTCTAATTCCATCCAAACCACCACTAACCAACACTTCACTATCAGGAGTAATTGCGAGAGAAAGCACATTATGAAAGTGGTTAAGAAAAGTATGCGTATATTCTCCAGTGTCCCATTTCCAGAGATTAATTCTCGTATCTTGTCCGCTACTAGCCAAAATTTCCCCATCGGGACTTAACGCCATTGCTAAAACTCTGGTATTGTGAATGCGGAAGCGATCGATTTGGGTTCCTGTTCTTACCCACCACAATCGCAATAGTCCCTCATTATAACTACCACCACTAACCAACATTTGGCTATCAGGACTAAAAGTTAGCGCATCCACAGTAGTTTCGTGACTTTGGAGAGTACGAAATAATTCTACTTTTTCCCAAGGTTCCGAAGCTGGTAACTTGTCAATTTCCGGAAGATAATCTGGTAGTGGTAAAGGTTCGCTAAATTCCTCAGCCGTAGATAAACGAGGTAAACCAGCAGCAAAAATAGCTATAGCCCATACTAACGCCAATCTTTTCCTACTCAAGAGCATAGATTCTGTTTACTGAGATTGAATATTCGGACAAATCGTGCGGTTAGCTAAGTTTTTTGGGGGCGAATCTTGCCATCCAGAGAGGATACCTTGTAATTCTTGTTGTAAAAGTTCGAGAGCTTCGATTTGTTCTTGAATAACCTTTAATTTGGTTAGGAGATGTTCTTTTAAAACGCCACAAGGCAATTGCCCCGCATCGTGAACTTCTAGTATATCCTTAATTTCCTTGAGATCCAATCCCAGAGATTGCGCCCGTTTAATAAAGGCTAGTCGATTAAAAACTGGTTCCTGAAAAAGACGATAGCCAGAGGGAGAGCGTTGTACTACCGGAGTTAATAAGCCAAAATCATCGTAGTAACGAATCGTTTTTACTGGTAAACCGCTAGTTTTAGCTACTTCACCAATTTTAAGTAATTGCACTATAGATTGCATATCTTACTGTTATTTAGCTGTGACATCGTCAGGAATACGCAGCAAATCAAATCATAAACTCTCTTTCCAGTGTCTCTCCCTCTTTTTTTAACTTAATGACGGCGTTTTTTTTGCGTTGTGAGTAGAGGTAAAGGAGCATTTGACGAACTTGGAGGAAGAAAAGCTCTTACGCCTTCATCGGGGGTATTATCATGGTGACGTTGAGTTTGCCACCAACGCACCGCGATCGCTGCTAACATTACCGTTATACCAAAACTTGCTAACGTCCAGCGTTCGCCTACGCCGCCTATTACCGCATCAACTACACCGATAATCAATATAAAGCTTGAAATCGGCTCTTTACGGTAGGCTAACTTCACAAACCGAGGCAACAATGCGTTCATCACGTTGGTTTATATCCAGATTCTGCTTGATTCTAATTTCAGATTATCTTATCTACCCACCAAATGGCTTATACCGTAGTAGAGAAAATTACTTAGTTTACTAGCGATTTGCTGACATTTGATTTGAGATGAGGAAATAAAAATTCTAGAGTGACCCCGAAATTAAGATCGGGGAAAGATACAAAATTGATTTACGAGTTAGAATTGGCGATAGTGGCGATCGCTACTGGCTACTGCAACCCTAACCAAGATAATAATCCTTGACCAGTAAAATATTCAATCGCCAAGGTTAGCACAAAGCCAATCATCGCTGCTCTACCATTCAATCGTTCTGCATATTCGTTAAACCCAAATTTTGGTTCTTCTAAGCTGGGTGTAACTGTGGGTTGGGTTTTTGCTTCTGTAGTCGTCACGGCGTTTTCCTGCTCGCTCATAGTTACAAATCTTTACTTGTTTCTCCTATTCTACCGAAATTGGGGAGGTGGTGATTGGGGAGGTGGTGACTGGGGAGGTGGTGACTGGGGAGGTGGTGACTGGGGATTAATTTTCACGTAGGGTGCATTTAGCAGTTTTCAGCGACCAGTTATTAGTTTACCTTCCAATTCGCTCAATTCTTCTCCCTCTCACCAGTGTATGCTTTTCAAGCACTGACGCGAATCGGAGCAAAAATTAAGGGCGAAATTTCCTAAGTTTTACCTGCTCTATTTTCCCCCATTTCCTTAGCTTTCCCGGCTGAAAATCAATCACATGAAGCGAAAAAATATTCCCTTGTCAGCTTCTTTGTCATCATCCTCTCCCAGTCACCACTCACTAGTCCCCAATCCCCAGTCACCACTCACCAGTCCCCAATCACCAATCCTCAATCCCCAATCCCCACCTCCCCAGTCCCCAATCACCAAAATCCCCAATTTTGCTTGAAAATACAAAACTAACCAGCAGCAAGTCCTACAGTAGTAAAGGTAATGAATAGAGAGCGATTATGGAAATAGGTGTACCAAAAGAAACCAAAGACCAAGAATTTCGAGTTGGTTTGAGTCCCGACAGCGTACGGCTGCTGTGCGACAAAAATCATACCGTGTTTGTGGAAAAGAATGCTGGTACTGGTGCTGGTTTTACCGACGAAGATTATGAAAAAGCGGGAGCGAAAATTGTCTC is drawn from Oscillatoria salina IIICB1 and contains these coding sequences:
- a CDS encoding EAL domain-containing protein → MSSDRTDTFNGKILIVDDLPDNLRLLANALQERGYEVQCAINGELALLGAVADPPELILLDLKMPEMDGFEVCRRLKANQETSEIPVIFISALEETFDKVEAFAVGGVDYITKPFQVEEVIARIEHQLTIIRAKAEIIRLNSELEQRVEQRTAELREAYVELQASEERFRLMANAAPVLLWMTDTEGNCNFLNQGWLDFTGRSLTQELDDGWVEGIHPDEAQKCSTQFRAAFEARETFKMEYRLKRADQKYVWILDTGVPRFLADGTFVGYIGACIEISDRKEAEKNLAREKAHLVAAQQVAHVGSWEYDLLNRKIWWSQETFRIFGLEPAKSETSSLPADSETLQPMSIQQFKRQIHPNDRPLYKQAIQEAIAFGKTYEFEFRIRRPNREVRLVFTKGRPICNEQGQAIALFGTVLDITERKQAEAALLETEERYRRLFNSTNDIIFVHHFNSKGMPGKFIEVNDRACQKLGYTREELLELSPAEVDIPEQESETKALVEELKIKKFHVFERVLLAKDGRRIPVENSTQVFFFKGKLTCLTISRDITERKQAESALLKSEEQFRLAFELAPIGMAIETLTGEFIQVNQALCKTLSYRSHELRNRTWLDVTYPEDLAVSLALHEKLFKGEISHFQIESRYLTKQNQIVYAVLQVAVVRDARGEPLHLLGQFLDISDRKRAEEQLIYDALHDALTGLANRNLLMERLELALKRKKRHPDYLFAVLFLDLDRFKVVNDSLGHLVGDCLLIQVANILNKVVRSTDLVARLGGDEFIILLEELRGISDATRIAERILAEVREPFLLDEREVFTTASIGIVFSSSEYQQASELLRDADIALYRAKEKGKARSQIFDREMHFRALQQLQLENDLRQALENQEFLVYYQPIVSLVTGMLTGFEALIRWQHPQRGLVSPDEFIPIAEETGLIVPIGKWVLHEACRRAKTWQEKFPRQQPLRMSINLSVQQLRETDLIAQIDEILAATQLDGSNLTLELTESMLVENVESAIALMHQLRSRKIQLSIDDFGTGYSSLSYLYRFPVNALKIDRSFVNRIGEGCTDLAVRGSNRQIVETIITLARQLGMEAIAEGVETPQQLAQLKALSCQKAQGYFFSPPLNRQSAEAILLANIRW
- a CDS encoding hybrid sensor histidine kinase/response regulator is translated as MNSKKILFPVQKTVRKIPLRLILAIPFVLQIFAAVSLTGWLSLHNGQEAVNQVATQLRSEITTRIKEKLQNYLETPHLINQINANLLHSNLLNKQNIANLENHFWQQIQLFETVSYIYWSNEEGGFTTVAREENNQLVIYTTPGMVAGDLIKYTTDSQGLRHNKLSVTPNYDPRIRPWYQEAKKAKKPRWTDIYLLVPELELAISANQPFYDRNGQLEGILGTDLVLTQFTDFLQSLEIGRTGKTFILERSGKIVASSTTELPYLVTEDSEKQQRLKATESQEASIRLTTEFLLKKFGNLQEIDSSKQLDYRLKGQRQFVQVTPIIDPRGIDWLIVVVVPEADFMEQIQANTRTTILLCLAALFLATELGLITSRWLASPILKMSIASAAIAKGNLAQKVPENSVKEIAILANSFNQMAKQLQESFTALQQANLALEKTNEELENRVEARTAELKKAKETADAANRAKSEFLSNMSHELRTPLNAILGFTELLNNSSLTWEQQQEYLGIISRSGEHLLALINDVLEMSKIEAGKNILSAKIFDLYNLLDSLREMFSLRAKAKGLQLIFERDRELPQYVKTDEQKIRQVLINLLSNAIKFTEEGGVCLRVKVGKKEKWGNKERPAITNQKLLTSELIFEIEDTGVGINPEEKEKVFAAFMQTEIGKKAAQGTGLGLPISRKFVQLMGGEITFNSVVGEGTTFQFNISVKVAEAGEIPTKFTRKRVIGLMPNQPIYRILVVDDAFENRQLLVKILEPLGFEVKEASNGVEAIAIWSSWQPHLIWMDMRMPVMDGYEATKQIKSHLRGQATAIVALTASAFAEERSLVLSVGCDDFVRKPFRQEVLWAKMAEHLGLRYMYEEEALTDLSQQSPKAELTSESLLVMPREWIEQLNQAATKLNSKSILAAIAEIPDDDLELAQALTKLANNFRYDIIIDLTKKALSV
- a CDS encoding DUF3288 family protein; amino-acid sequence: MSPQPDQKHPREKSDREEVNRILQEGRSDYNLAEVARLQIRYQHFPGAREIQADLAKILNNWGLTEDELYEITRKLHSQQAVYKPRTNEKEQQDWS
- a CDS encoding WD40 repeat domain-containing protein, yielding MALVWAIAIFAAGLPRLSTAEEFSEPLPLPDYLPEIDKLPASEPWEKVELFRTLQSHETTVDALTFSPDSQMLVSGGSYNEGLLRLWWVRTGTQIDRFRIHNTRVLAMALSPDGEILASSGQDTRINLWKWDTGEYTHTFLNHFHNVLSLAITPDSEVLVSGGLDGIRLWNLKTQRPIYTLVRFESPTYSLAINPNGFILASGGREGELKLWNLRTGDLISENIGHGGKVTALAFTPDGNILISGSSDRTIRVWDIVQGELLYTLIGHTGEIRSIAIHPDGQTLASGSRDGVRLWNLATGRLLTQPQGHSDWVQSVTFSPNGRFLASGDFQGKIILWQDARVKLVSDDN
- a CDS encoding heavy metal-responsive transcriptional regulator yields the protein MQSIVQLLKIGEVAKTSGLPVKTIRYYDDFGLLTPVVQRSPSGYRLFQEPVFNRLAFIKRAQSLGLDLKEIKDILEVHDAGQLPCGVLKEHLLTKLKVIQEQIEALELLQQELQGILSGWQDSPPKNLANRTICPNIQSQ